The Gopherus evgoodei ecotype Sinaloan lineage chromosome 4, rGopEvg1_v1.p, whole genome shotgun sequence nucleotide sequence CTGTAACTTCAAATATCCCACATGCTTCTCCCCCTAAAAACCTACCAAATACACACCAACTGGTACATCTCTAGAATGTGGCTGTGAAACATTATACTAAAATATTTGACTaggaaataagaaaaaatatcaaCATTTGGTGGGTGAATTATACaaaagtttattagaaaaaaccccaaaacctcaGTCTTACAGGATATCTGTTTAACATCCACTAAAACACAAGCACCAGGAGCCTACGGGTCACGGGCCATCTGCTTAACCCTCTTCACGCAAGCTGTGGTATTTACCagtgctaaaaaaaataaatatgtacaaaCAGAAGacatcttccccttcccccttaaGAATCTTTGATCTGAGTAGTTAGAAATTGCTTTAAATTCTCACTTAAACAGGAGCAAGTAGAGTTTTTTTAAGGGGCAGTTATGCAGCTTTAGCTATTTTATCTCATGGGCGTATAAGATTATGACTGTATCTGGCCCCATTTAGTGTGCAAAATATTAGGCCTCAGAGTACAGGACAATATGCCACATACTCAAGACCAGATCCATACCGGTAAGGGAGTCAGCCATGCTCTGAACACAGGAGAGGCTCTGAGAATATGTAACAGAACTGACACCTCCTTGCTAAAAGCCAACTCTACTCCCACTGAAGCATTTGGAAGTTCTGCTGTTGACTTCAGAAGGAGTGGGATCCATCCTAGAAGGCCAGCAAGCCTTTTGCAACGTCTTGTTTGGAACAGAGCTCCGTGAAGAGTAGAATGATTGATTTTACTGAGGGGGTGCACAGTCTGAAGGAAGACTCAGGACAGAAACGCCACCTCTTAGGAAGCTCAGGGTCAGCGctaggggaagaggaagggacACAGTAGTACTGGCCCACACTGGTAGAGATGTGGATTTCCTAAATGAAGCAGCAGCGGAAGACTTCCAATTCCAAAGCTACTCTCAGTGATAGGATTGGAAAGACGGATGCACAGACTCGATACATCCCAGCATTGATTCTTTTAGTTATAACTAAAGCAGGTTCCATTTGGTTTCATAGTGTTACTttaaagagaggcatcacaaagAGAGTTTGGAAATTTCTTTGCCTAGGAAAAGTGGGATGATCTGAACCTGAAACCTTCCTGCATCAGCAAGTATCATTTATGAAAATGGGATGATCACAATAAAATGAGGCTCCACCCCAAAAGAAGTGGAGCGAAGATAGTTATTAATTTCAGTCATCAACTCGAACCCAAGTGTTCCATCAAAATTTAACTAAAGGGGGATGTTTAAAAAACTACAGTagataaaaatgttttcaagagGTGCTAGAAAAGCTTACAAATAGAGCCAGGTGGTGTTTGGCATCCAAAGGATTTTGGattttgtcttgttttattttaagaccACCCCTCCCACTAAcccacccccaaaatatcccAACTTCCACTAAGAGTCTGGCAGTTAAGAAGTATGTGAAGCAGTATTCATTTTAGACTCAGCATTGAAGCCAGTTGAGCCTCAAAATATCCAGTATCCTTTTTTATGGCTTTAAAAAACAGACACCCTAAGTAGATCACAAAACTAACTGAAACATGGTTTACAGAGTCGCATTAAGGCTCTTCCAGAGTAGTCTAGAGGTGGAAACTTTAAGGCACCTATTAGTACATTCACGTTACTGTTAAAAAAAGCAAGAATATAAAAGAGTTTCCCACCCAAGTAAGAGGGTATGGTACATGTAGCTGTTACCGCTGTTGAATGCAGatggaaaaacaaacagagagctttgtttaaaaatgaacaCCTGGTTTATACACTTCTGATGACGGCTTACTACCAGCACAGCATTTTCCCCAGACACTGTTTTAGAGGAACAGCACTTCctccaaccctccaggattaaaCTCAGTTCCTCACATGCGACTCTCCTCCTCTTTTATGCCATCTTCTGTGTTTTTCTGCGACATGTTGGCCACATCATTGTTTGCCTCTTTTTGTTTCTCGGCCTCATCGATATttgtttcctcctctctcccttcgTTTCTCAGCTTGTCCTCTGCCTTTTGTTCTTTCTCCAGCAGCCGGTAGTTGATGCCCATTCCCACAAACAGGTAGATCCCAGAGACGATCAAGATGATTCCACATGACCAGTATGTGTATTTGTAGTCACCATACATGTCATTGAGTTTACCTGATGGATCAGAGAGGACAACAAAATTATGTGGCTGACCATCTCCCATTATACAGCGGGAATCACTCTAAGCTAGCATGCATAAGGTCTCCCCAGATGTCTAACTCataatgtgtgtgcatgtacatgcATCCAGCCACAAGAATAATCTCTGCTTAAAAACGTGGGTTTTTTAAAGCCTTatctaaatgttaataaaatGCAGTGCTGGCAAAATGGCAATGCACATGGCACTAGACTCTAATCAATGTCagcttacattttaaaagcaaaccCACAAGGTCTTAAGAGGCTGTTCACGTAAGAGCCCCCTTTTTGGTTAGTAGCAGTCTTTTTTTTTGGTATGGTTTCGGTAGACCAGAAAATCCAGCTATTTTCCAAAACTGCCTAGGAATCCCCCAGAATTTCCTAGAAAACCTGCTTTTTGGGTGACATTTTTCAACCAGGGTATCCAAGCTGTCACTCTAGTCCCATCTCCCCAAGGTTAAAAACCAAAGTTTGCTTTGCTCTAAGGGAGAAACTTCCCATGGACCCTGAAATGTCATGTAGAAAGAGTGTTGACACTCTCCTTGCGGGAAGACCCTCTCTGCACTGGGATATAATCCCTATACACTCTAGTATGTCTATAACCACTGGCCATTCCTGTTGGGAAGAGCCCTCCCATGTGTATTCTGGCTTCCCTCATGCCTTTCCTCACTTCTGTGCCTTCAATTCTCAGCCTTCCCAGCAAGTGTCCTTTGGGAAGGAGCAGCAgtttttccctctccccttggTATTCTCACAGTACACAGGCACCCCAGGAGATACATAAACATACTCTACCTAGGAGAGGTGGTCCTAGGAGCACAGGACAACATTCCACAATTGTCACCAGCCCGACTGCACTGGAGAACCTCTGAGCGCCAACCAAATCCATCAATGTTTCAAACAAGACAGAGCTGAGCCAGCCAAAGGCAAATCCAAAGAACCCAGCGTAGACGCAAAACCCAGCATAGGTGGTGGAAAAGGGTGCCAGGAGGTGGCACACTCCATTATACACcacagagacagcaaagaaatATTGGACCCTCGGTCTGACCCACTTGGTGTTTGCCACCAGTCCCATGGAAGGCCTAGCCACCATGTCTACAAAGGCCAGAATGGAAAGCAGAAAGGCAGCCCGCTCATTACCAAAATGTTTACTCTTGGCATAATTGCTGAGGAAGACTAAGGGAGTGAACAGTCCAAAGAACATAATCACATTGCCAGACAGATACAGCAAGAAACCTCTGTGTGTAAACAGGGACAAATCCAAGAACTTGTTAATCGTCTGGTAAACTGTGAGCTTCTGCTTCTTCGTCTTTCCAGCAATAAGGTCCACAATGGCATCGCCAGCTCCTTCATCCGCTTTCATAGCTGGCTTCCCTGCTTCCTGCAATACTTCTTTTGTGACCTCTTTCTTCAGCTGATCTGGCTTGGGGCCTATAGGTCGCATCAGAGATCCAGCTACACAGCAGTTCAGCAAAAGGCCACCAAGAATTAAAAAACTCCCCCTCCAGCCAAATATACCGTAGAAAAACTGGTTCAGGGGGGCCAGTGTAGACAAGAATACAGGGCTACCTGCCATAGCTAATCCATTGGCCAATGGACGTTTCTTATAGAAGTACTTGCCAATCATGGTCAAGGCTGGGTTCAAATTAAATGCAAGCCCAAGACCTGGAAAATAAGAGAATTCATGTGAGTTTAAAAATGAGAGATCTCTACACATCTGTAGATTCTGGGATTAATGGACTGGATACTGGGCTGAGTTCTTCTCACATTATACTAAATTTAACTTGCACCGACCTCAGAAGTTATGTAGGGCGTAACTAACGGCAGGATTTAGCCAGTTATTGCAGATTCTCAGTGGTCTAGGAAGAAGGTGCCAATTTTGCTAGTGAGCAAACTActggggctttttttgttttttagagccAGAATTGAAGAAGTTCCAGGATACAAGAGATAATGAAGTTTACGAGTGTGAAATAAGTCTGATTTGAGATAGGATGGGGATGTCTAAGTACCAGAACATTATCTCCTTTGATACAAACATCCTTCGCGGAGAAGGATCTCTGATTCAGAGCGTGAATAGATATATAGCAATTTATATACTGACTTAGGACAAGGCTAAGCTGAATTTTTATGATTCTAACCCTAACCATGAAGAGACCACTCACCTCCCACAACCCCAACACAGAAGTAAAGCTCTTCCACAGTGTTACAAAAAGAGGCTGCGATCAAGCCACACCCGGACAGACAGCCCCCAGCAATCATTACTGGCCGACTGCCATACTTGTTCACCAGGACGCTGCTGATGGGACCTAGAAGAGATCAAAGGAGAGTTACCCAAAGGGGAGACATCTTTGGCTGGTATGCATACATTACAAAGCAGATGGACACTAACAGGACTGCACAGAGGTTTAGCTTCAGGAGTCATTGAAAGCTGGGCCTGGATGATTAAGATGAGCATTAGCCCTTGCTCTTATGTCAAGAGGAGGGAGGGGCAGTATAGATGCACAGGAGAGCGAGGTGGATGACATAAGGCCACGTTGGGTTAAGTGCTCGGACATCTCCCTCCAGAGCACGATGTTCCAGGCGGTTATGAATCCAGACTGAAACAGTTCACAGTGGAACATTGCACTGGCTCCCCTGCAAGAGCCTGTCTACTCTGCTCTTTGCAGAGTTTGAGGAAGTTTGTAAGTCCATAGGGTTGCAGAGAGCCTCACAAATATGAACTGATGCAGTTCTGCCTCCCCATGTTTATAGAGACACAAGGGGGCAGATTaagccctggtgtaactccagggAATTCAGTGGTGTTATACTGCaaattaatttgttccaatagCTCTGAGACACAAAATCTGGCCCCACCTGTCCCTTCCAAGGCAGtctggcctagtggataaggcACTACACTGGGACTGTGAACGCCTGAGatctattcctgcctctggccagctgggtgaccttggatgagtcacttccccttcctgggcctctggctccccatctataaaacagggATGGTACCATGCTGACTCCTTGGGAAAGCACTGAGCAGTCATGATGCAAAGCTATATAGGAGCTAGTTACTTTTATTATTCTCTGAACCCTAATGCAAACTCTAGCTGTTCTGGGAGTGGCTCAAACAATCCACCACATGTCTCCCAACACATGAACACCCCTGAATATGCTGTGTGCAACAAGCTGGTCATTTCCCCCTGCCCTCAGGAGGGGGTCATGGTATACAGAACAGATGTTTTCAAAAGCCTGCATGTTGGACAAGATTCTCTAGTAAGAACTTTTAGATGGGGTTGGTTCCAAAATATCAAGTGaacatgggggagaaggggaggtttGAAGggattttgtaaaatgctttagtGAGTCAGAACAGAAAGAAGAACAGTGCTCAAATGAGGCTGGAGTTTAAACTGAGTCAAAGTTGGTTctgggtttgtttgttgttttaaagttTCACTTTGCTTCAGCTACAGAAGCTTGACGGAAACCTGAATGTTTGAGTCAAGCTATCCCACCACTGTGAAACCATGATCTGTTTTAGTTAGATCCTGCTCCTTATTTTCCACTGGAGTTCTATACATAAAAAGCCACAGTCACATGGAAATCTTGTCTGCATGTATGTTACCAATctagagaaaggaaaaagaaggaTGGTCCCTAAACTAAGTGGGTTTTTTCCAAGTTTTCAAGAGTCATCAGTTGCTCTTTAAAGCTTTCAACCAACTGACATCTGAATCAGTCTGTGATGCTAGGTGTGACAGCCTCCACCAGAGCAGCACAGCTTCTGAAACATCAGCATGATTCATTTCCTGCACTAGCATGTCTCACTAGCTCAGAGTACTGTCTTCCTCTACAGCACTGTGGCATGTGCTCCTTTATATCCCAGGAGAAACCTTTTAAACTTGTACACACTCAACTTCTCGGACTTGGAGggtaggaaaagaaaaaaaatctccccctTTATACCCAAAGAAAACAGTAACATGAACTTTCATTATAGCTACTCATGAAAAGAAgcaaggggcagggggagtggggatggagagCAGTTGTAAAGAAACTTTCCCACAGCTACTTGGAAACAAGAGAGCTTGTGTTTATTTGTGCTGCATGTGATGCTGTCCACTCTTCAGGGATATTTCTGTCCTGAAGATCAGACTGCAGTTTTCCAAACTGGGATATGTGGGTCGGTCCTGTTTGCAGCCATCCAAATGTGATCGATCATTTACATTATGGTGACACCTAGAGGAGTCAGCCAGATCAGGGCCCTACTATGCCAGGAACTGTGAAATACATGGTAAGCAAGCATCCTTGCCCCCAAAGGGCTTACAGATCAAGAGTAACGTGGAGGAAACACAGGAGCAAGAGGGAGAGCACAGACAGTGTAACAAAAGTAACAGGATGTTTAGCACAGGCTAGCTGTGTGTTGAATGCACAGCCAGGGAGTAGCCATAGCTCCAAAGCCCCTCCAGCAGAAACATTTCCATGCAAGGGAGgaatttttgttcatttgttattttaattaCTCTGCCAATGTTTGAGAAGTCAGATTGCTGTGTGCACCCACAGTTTAAAATGCTTCATTACAAGAAATCCTAATCCAAAGTAAACAGTGATCAGATACAGTAGTGCATGCTCTACAGacactaaaatgtatttaaataagcTGAATGAGCACCCACTGAACATTAACAGAGCTGGTTTCACCATTAACAGACAGCAAGGTCAACATGTTATTCCCAGCTACTCAGATGTGGCTTGTCCTTCACCTCTAGTTGAGCAGAATCTAGAAAATGTTTGAAGAGGATCCAGTGGTGGTGTCAGCAACCTGGCTTCCTAAGTGGAGCCAAGGCACTCCGAAATCCCAGCAGGATTCCAACTGGCCTACATCCTCCATCACATGCAGTGCCCATGTAGATACTTCCCAGCATGCACAGAGCGCTGAACAGTCTCTGTAAGTAACCTCTGCAATTGGAGTTGAACAACTGAGCCAAGGCCCAGTGCGAATCCATAAAGGACTGACTACTCCTTTTCACATCTGCGGCACGGCATCCAGAGGCTGTgacactccctccttcccccacccaatgTGCAGGACACACCAGGAGCTTAGCAAAGTTTGAAAGATTTGCACATTGAACGTGAAACCACTCCCTGATGTCCCTGGAGCAGATCCTGAGGACAGCACTGCAAACTACCCTACCCTCTAATTACATACCAGGGAACACTAGGACTGAAGGCCTGCTGATATATTGTCAGGGAGCAGTATGTTAAGCTTGGCTTCATGAGGTCAGCTCTTACTGTCGCAAAAAGCAATGCTCATGTCAAGTTAGGCCCAAAATTTAGGCTTCATAAACCCAAAACTGCTCAGGGCAAGAGCCAGATCCAAAGTGCTCTGTGCTGGATGCGACACTCGGCCATGCTTAAGTATTCTCAAGTACCCTTCCCCATTCCAATGGGAAGGGGATTTTGGGGTTTGATTAAACAAAAGCTCAAAGATTGTGGCAGTGCTGTAGCACACACCTTTAAAACTGGACAGAAACTTAATTAACAAAATATCGACTAGTCTATTTTTATTATCAGTGTTGAGAAAAGAGCaaaaagtgaaattaaaatgtgttttcctttTACTAGTAACTGAGAcaaggacatttcaaatgatTAACTTGTGTCCCTTTAACTCACTTGGACCAAAATCAAAGCAACGAATACAAAACCAGTATCTGACCCCAAGTGCCCTCCACAGCATAGGCCCACTTATCCTCTGACCATGGACTTCAGCTGAGTCACAACGGTGTCAAACTAGCAAGAGTTCAGAATTAGGCCTTGCTTTGCTGCTGCCCATTCATCTTATTCTGGGGAAAGACTAATTCCCTGTGTCCCTTGGTCAATCTGGCAGCTTTCACCAGAATAAAGCATCCTTTAGACATTACGAAGAAAATTGAGTTCCTTCAAGAATGTGCTTTTCAGGATCCAAAGGAGTCTAGGAGGAACAGACCACGCATTGTAGCTGCTCAACAAAGGCTCAGCCAAGCAGAGTTTAGTATTCTTGCTGGTTCTCTGCAGATTTGTGAAAAAGCATGCAGAGCAGTAGTACAGtctgtctggggtgggggaggagatgcCCTTGCAAATGTCACTCACACACACCCCGGAACTTCCTCCAAAGAGGTATTAAGAAGTAGACGTTGTATGCAAAGCACCCCTACTTCCTGTAATGAGAGAGTTAGTCAGACTCCTAAAGTTACAAGAAAAGAGAGTTAtttggggaaagggggtgggacTGATGTCACATCTGGTGACTAACGCTTAACACTAAGGCACATACAGTTTATTATTTACTTAGCTCTCTCTTTACAAGCTCTTGGTCCATACTGTAAGAGCTGTGGAAAGCCTGAAAGCAGTAATGCAGTGGCTGTGTGTACTTGTACCACCCCTAAGTCAAACACCAAAGCTATTACAGAGGAGGATTCCTGCTCTGGAAAGTTATAGACAGTTTCAAATTCGGGCCATAGTGCAAAACAGCACTTGGGTCACGTACACATTAACAAACCAGTTTGCAGGACCAGGCATTGGTGAGCTCTTGGGATTTTAAGACCTTTGCAGCCATCATTGTGAAGGAGCAACACTAAGGCCTGGCAATTGAGGGAGAGAGACAAAtcactttagaaaaaaaaaattaagcagaaTTTCGTTCCAAGAGCAGGTGACTGGTTCCACCTTGCCATGTCTTTTAGCCATTACTGATCCTTCTGCATATTGGCTCCCAAGAGCGGTCGAGAGAACACATTCTCAGGACCACCAGAGAGACAGGGAATGGCCTAGATCAGGTCTCATTAAGTCAGTTACAATTTACAAGCTTGTTATAACATGGAGGCAGGGAAATGTGCCGGTTGCCTCACTAGCTGAGCTAGGACAAAGCAGGGACTGTTCCCCCAAGGAAAAGCCTCATGCCCAGCTCCTGCGGTCAGCTGCTTTTGATGCACAAATGCAAATATGAGTCAGGCAGTTTGCCAGTTTGGGATAGCGGCAGCACAACAATCACCAATATTcagagctgcctctggggtggacaCTATGGCTGTCACAGTGGGAGCTTCTTTTAGCCAGAGTTTACCTTGCACATTCACAGGCTGCTACAGAATACTGAGCAAGCGAAGACGGGTGTAAGAACCCACCTCCCCCATGTGATCGGAAGTTACCTATTTAAGGAAAGCAATGTAAGATTGGAGGTGGTTTGGAGTCTTGCCCCCATCTGTCCAAACCCCCAAGATGTGGAGAGGGGGTCTTcaccagcatttaaaaaaagataactgTTTGCCTTGTCCAATTGTTTCCTATACTTTTGATCCCTGCTGCCATCTTTCTGCTGttaacaggggagtttgagacaATCCTTTTCAGAAGGTTGCAAAATGCCCTTGCTAAAGTTAGCCCAGGTCAGATTTCTCAGCACTGGAAGTGAGAAACagaccaaaaagagaaaaaagttacAGGAAGAGCAGTTGCTGTGTTCGTGttcgggccagatcctcagctggtacaaagTCCAAAAGGGAACactgatcctctagtctgacctcctgtggagcacaggccatagaacgtcCCCAAATTTTTGTTTTGACTAGAGCCCCTCCCTtggaatcttgatttaaaagttgtcaatagactacaacccttggtaaattgttccagtggttacaaCCCTTATTATTAAATATCTGAATTTGACGAGCTTTGGCTTCtggccattggatcttgttatactatTGTCTGCTACACTGAAGAGACCATTATCAAATCTCTGTTCCTCACGTAGGTATTTACAGACC carries:
- the SLC16A1 gene encoding monocarboxylate transporter 1 encodes the protein MPPAIGGPQGYTPPEGGWGWAVVIGAFISIGFSYAFPKSITVFFKEIEVIFNASSSKVSWISSIMLAVMYAGGPISSVLVNKYGSRPVMIAGGCLSGCGLIAASFCNTVEELYFCVGVVGGLGLAFNLNPALTMIGKYFYKKRPLANGLAMAGSPVFLSTLAPLNQFFYGIFGWRGSFLILGGLLLNCCVAGSLMRPIGPKPDQLKKEVTKEVLQEAGKPAMKADEGAGDAIVDLIAGKTKKQKLTVYQTINKFLDLSLFTHRGFLLYLSGNVIMFFGLFTPLVFLSNYAKSKHFGNERAAFLLSILAFVDMVARPSMGLVANTKWVRPRVQYFFAVSVVYNGVCHLLAPFSTTYAGFCVYAGFFGFAFGWLSSVLFETLMDLVGAQRFSSAVGLVTIVECCPVLLGPPLLGKLNDMYGDYKYTYWSCGIILIVSGIYLFVGMGINYRLLEKEQKAEDKLRNEGREEETNIDEAEKQKEANNDVANMSQKNTEDGIKEEESRM